One Chromobacterium paludis genomic window carries:
- a CDS encoding DUF2802 domain-containing protein, translating into MTGAFPYLMIVLWLALAAAVVYLFRRLRRLEGKRDSLTSLYLDQQQQQISALQRDVVRLQSKLEHQSGVETGLSPYNQAIEMIRQGLTASEVASRCGISRSEAELIVSLYRNSPTS; encoded by the coding sequence ATGACCGGCGCCTTCCCATATCTGATGATAGTGCTCTGGCTTGCTCTGGCCGCTGCCGTCGTTTATCTGTTTCGCCGCTTGCGGCGCCTGGAAGGCAAGCGCGATAGTCTCACTTCCCTGTATCTGGACCAGCAGCAGCAGCAGATCAGCGCTTTGCAGCGCGATGTAGTCAGGCTGCAATCCAAGCTGGAGCATCAGTCTGGCGTCGAGACGGGATTGAGTCCCTATAATCAGGCCATCGAGATGATACGCCAGGGGCTGACAGCTTCGGAGGTCGCTTCCCGCTGCGGCATTTCCCGTAGCGAGGCGGAGTTGATCGTATCGCTTTATCGAAATAGCCCCACTTCATGA
- the fliT gene encoding flagellar protein FliT translates to MEQDLDAKNLALADLIRKLESAIGPLLEAANQRDSARFSALLARNEEQTKQLLQRLEAGERDRLSAEQRATLKRLLATREEVQQQVASWADHVKEELKALSHSSKLHRQYKG, encoded by the coding sequence ATGGAGCAGGACTTAGACGCCAAGAACTTGGCGCTGGCCGATTTGATTCGGAAGCTGGAGTCTGCCATCGGGCCGCTGTTGGAGGCGGCCAATCAAAGAGACAGCGCCCGTTTCTCAGCGCTGCTGGCGCGCAATGAGGAGCAGACCAAGCAGCTGTTGCAGCGCTTGGAGGCGGGGGAGCGAGATCGCTTGAGCGCGGAGCAGCGCGCCACGCTGAAGCGCTTGCTGGCGACGCGGGAGGAGGTTCAGCAGCAGGTCGCAAGCTGGGCGGATCATGTCAAGGAAGAGCTCAAGGCCTTGAGCCACAGTTCTAAACTCCACCGCCAATACAAAGGATGA
- the fliS gene encoding flagellar export chaperone FliS codes for MLNSRMLKQFNQAYANDALKAAVYGASPIGIVVMLYEGVIKAAISASIAIDAGRFDEKARMISKAVDILEGLRIALDLEQGSEAAVNLNDLYIYMKMRLAQASLKNDKEILSEVKSLMETILPAWQQVDRDHAAAQAGANANSGA; via the coding sequence ATGCTGAATTCACGAATGCTCAAGCAGTTCAATCAGGCTTATGCCAATGACGCCTTGAAGGCGGCAGTGTATGGCGCGAGTCCGATTGGTATCGTCGTGATGCTCTATGAAGGGGTGATCAAAGCGGCCATCTCTGCCAGCATAGCCATCGACGCCGGCCGTTTCGATGAAAAAGCCCGTATGATTTCCAAGGCGGTGGACATTCTGGAAGGTCTGCGCATCGCCTTGGATCTGGAGCAGGGGTCGGAGGCGGCGGTCAATTTGAATGACCTGTACATCTATATGAAGATGCGCTTGGCCCAGGCCAGCCTGAAGAACGACAAAGAGATTCTGTCCGAAGTGAAGAGTCTGATGGAAACCATACTGCCGGCCTGGCAGCAGGTGGATCGAGATCATGCGGCGGCGCAGGCTGGAGCCAATGCCAACTCCGGGGCTTGA